The Argiope bruennichi chromosome 9, qqArgBrue1.1, whole genome shotgun sequence genome contains a region encoding:
- the LOC129984229 gene encoding uncharacterized protein LOC129984229: MSRFLLLILLSSWSLLVSPSSGCETGVAFVDSALSIQRSLMANADVALLKSFVAPTLERCMEECCSGKYGACSVASFKKNATKENCIHYNCRPLRKCKFLSSHSTDSFTFSSNPVPPKSVPSKQPSTVPSLMTDAKTNGSQPAHTKEEIATFSNEQFALKNDNTSVKPRKGVHDLQPDDLLSKSGIKPRKGVSLEDVPHSQFLLSNNKSNVKPRKGVEPYSSEISPTPSVSAVSTLGRSNVSSSVSHFHTTLLNTTEDFASDDLMSALQRVFEDDSHSTSIQSSTSSKISPTSTLPLLDTTSHSESHSTSAKLYSAESRTSAYSSYTTQASLKPSQNTPEVSSSSPTPTVDAGFFTRPSKEFTTSTIVSSSTTYFLTVTKTSQPPTLPPLPSEVTEDQEEKFVEELSVTDEETENDRKYKSSIHLVLSLVFGLLVLFAVLGVVAKRIYDGWLRRDYYRMNYLIDGIYNGVD; this comes from the exons ATGAGTAGATTCCTGCTCCTGATTCTGCTGTCTTCATGGTCGCTGTTGGTGAGCCCTTCCTCTGGATGCGAGACAGGGGTGGCTTTCGTGGACAGCGCTCTCAGCATCCAACGCTCCCTCATGGCAAACGCGGACGTTGCTCTCCTCAAGTCATTCGTAGCTCCCACCCTTGAACGATGTATGGAAGAGTGTTGTTCGGGAAAATACG GAGCATGTTCGGTAGCCAGTTTCAAAAAGAATGCCACAAAAGAAAACTGTATCCACTACAATTGTCGACCACTAAGGAAGTGCAAATTCCTTTCTTCCCACTCTACAGATTCCTTCACCTTTTCATCTAATCCTGTCCCTCCTAAATCAGTGCCTTCAAAACAACCTTCTACGGTCCCCTCACTTATGACGGATGCTAAAACCAATGGATCCCAACCAGCTCACACAAAGGAAGAAATCGCTACCTTCTCCAACGAACAGTTTGCCCTCAAGAATGACAATACTTCTGTCAAACCTCGAAAAGGTGTCCACGACCTTCAACCTGATGACCTTCTTTCTAAGTCTGGTATAAAACCAAGAAAAGGAGTATCATTGGAAGATGTGCCTCATTCACAGTTCCTCCTGAGCAACAACAAATCCAACGTAAAGCCTAGAAAGGGCGTTGAGCCTTATTCTAGTGAAATTTCTCCAACACCATCAGTTTCAGCGGTGTCAACATTGGGGAGGAGTAATGTCTCCTCATCTGTGAGTCACTTCCATACTACTTTGCTGAATACCACTGAAGACTTCGCATCTGATGACTTAATGTCAGCCCTTCAAAGAGTCTTTGAGGATGACTCTCATTCCACCTCTATCCAATCGTCAACATCTTCAAAGATATCACCAACTTCCACCTTGCCATTGTTGGATACTACTTCTCATAGTGAATCTCATTCTACGAGTGCTAAACTATATAGTGCAGAATCGCGAACTTCTGCCTATTCATCGTACACCACACAAGCAAGCCTTAAACCGAGTCAGAATACTCCAGAAGTTTCAAGTTCTTCACCGACACCAACTGTCGACGCTGGTTTTTTCACGAGACCATCGAAGGAATTCACTACATCAACGATAGTTTCTTCTTCAACGACTTATTTTCTGACAGTTACCAAAACAAGCCAACCTCCAACGTTGCCACCATTGCCCTCGGAGGTCACAGAAGACCAGGAAGAGAAATTCGTTGAAGAATTGAGCGTAACAGACGAAGAGACTGAAAACGACAGAAAATACAAGTCTTCCATTCACCTAGTTCTGTCTCTAGTCTTTGGCCTGTTGGTTTTGTTCGCTGTCCTGGGCGTTGTTGCCAAAAGAATCTACGATGGGTGGTTAAGACGTGACTATTATAGGATGAACTATCTTATTGATGGAATTTATAATGGCGTTGACTGA